In Actinoplanes lobatus, the DNA window GTGACGGTCTACCGCTGACCGGGGTGCACCCCGGCTACGACCTGACCAACCTGCGGCCCGGGACCTTCCAGCCCAAGGTCACCGGAATGGACTGGTTCCCCGACGGCCGGCTCGCCGTCCTCACCTGGGGCGGCGCGGACGACTCGGGCACCTCGTCGGCGGGCGAGGTCTTCATCCTCGGCAACGCGACCGGCGCCACGAGCCCGGGCAACGTGACGGTCAAGAAGGTCGCCGGTGGACTCAAGGAGCCGATGGGCCTCAAGATCGTCGACGGCGTGATCTACGTGTCGGAGAAGGCCCGGCTCACCCGGCTCGTCGACACCACGGGTGACGAGGTGACCGACCAGTACCAGAGCGTCGCGACCTGGCCGTACGGCGGGAACTTCCACGAGTTCGCGTTCGGCCTGCTCTACGAAGCGCCGAACTTCTACCTCAACCTGTCGGTGTCGATCAACTACGGCGGCAACACCACCAGCCCACAGCCCGCCGCCAACCGCGGCACGACCATCAAGGTCAACAAGGACACCGGCGCGGTCTCCTACGTCGCCGGCGGGCTGCGCACCCCGCACGGCATCGGCTGGGGACCGGAGGACGGCCTGTTCGTCACCGACAACCAGGGCGGCTGGCTGCCCTCCTCCAAACTGCTGCACATCAAGCAGGACCGCTTCTTCAACCACTACACGACCCCGCCCGGCCCGTTCGACGCCAAACCGGTCACCGCACCGGTGCTGTGGATGCCGCAGAACGAGATCGCCAACTCGCCCAGCACACCGGTACTGGTCAAGGAGGGTGTCTTCGCCGGGCAACTGCTGATCGGCGACGTCACCTACGGCGGCATCCAGCGCGCCTACCTGGAGAAGGTCAACGGCGAGTACCAGGGCGCCCTGTTCCGGCTCACCCAAGGGCTGGAAGCAGGCGTGGCGGAGCTCAGCATCGGACCCGACGGCGCGATCTACGCCGGCGGCCTCGGCGCCGGCGGCAACTGGGGACAGACCGGCAAGCTCAGCTACGGCCTGCAGAAGCTGAGCCCCAACGGCAAGAACACCTTCGACATCCTGGCCATGCGCGCCAAGAACGGCGGCTTCGAACTCGAATACACCAAACCGTTGTCCACCGAGACGGCCAACGCGCTGGCGGCACGATACGTGGTCAAGCAATGGCGCTACCAGCCCACCGCCACCTACGGCGGCCCCAAGATCGACGAGCAGGCCCTGAACATCACCTCGGCCAGCGTGTCGGCGGACCGTAAGAAGGTCACCCTGGCCATCGACGGCCTCAAGGCCGGGCATGTGGTGTACGTACGATCGCCGCGCCCGTTCTCCGCCGACACCGGCGAATCGCTCTGGAGCACCGAAGCCTGGTACACCCTCAACTCGCTGACCAGCGGCCCGCCGCCGATCGGCAACACCTACCAGGCGGAGAACGCCGGCCTGTCCGGTAGCGCCGGCGTGGCCACCGACCACACCGGATACACCGGCTCCGGCTTCGTGGCCGGTTACGGCACGCAGGGCGCGACCACGACGTTCACCGTCAACGTCGCCGCGGCCGGCACCTATGACGTGGCATTGCGCTACGCCAACGGGCCCAACCCCTTCACCGGCACGAAAAAGATCAGCGTGTACGCCAACGGCGCCAAGGTCGGGCAGACCAGTCTGGCCGACACCGGCGCCTGGGCGAACTGGACCACCAAGACCGAGAGCATCCCGCTCAACGCCGGCGCGAACACCATCGCCTACCGGTACGACACCGGCGACGACGGCCACGTCAACCTGGACGCCATCACCATCAGCGGCGGCACCGGACCGATCATCGGCATCGCGGGTAAGTGCCTGGACGTCAGCAACAGCGGCACCGCCGACGGCACCAAGATCCAGCTGTACACCTGCAACAACAGCAATGCCCAGAAGTGGAGCCGGGTCGGCACCTCGTTCCGCGCTCTCGGCAAGTGCCTGGACATCGACAACGGCGGCACCGCCAACGGCACCAAGGTGCAGCTCTGGACGTGCAACAACTCCGCGGCGCAGGTGTGGCAGCCGCAGTCCAACGGCTCGATCTTCAACCCGCAGTCCGGCAAGGTGCTGGACGCGCTCAACGGCAGCTCCGCCGACGGCACCCAGGCTCACATCTGGGAGTACGTGGGGGCGGCCAGCCAGCACTGGATCCTGGGCGGTGGATCCGGTGCGGTCGTCCTGTTCGACGGAGACGACCTGAACTCCTGGCAGAGGTCCGACGGCACCGCGGCGAACTGGCCGCTGTCCGGCGGGTCGATGGAGGTCCTCGGCGGTGACATCCGCACGAGGCAGACCTTCACCGACTTCAAGCTGCACGTCGAGTGGTGGGAACCCGTCCTGCCGTCGGACGTGACCGGCCAGCAGCGCGGCAACAGCGGCATCTACCTGCAGGACCGCTACGAGCTTCAGGTCCTGGACTCGTACGGCGACACCACCCTCGCCAACGACGAGGCCGGAAGCATCTACCTGAAGAAGGCGCCCGACAGCAACGCCGCACGGGCGCCGGAGGCCTGGCAGACCTACGACATCACGTTCCGGGCGGCACGCTTCAACAGCTCGGGCGCGAAGACCGAGAACGCCCGCGTGACCGTCGTGTGGAACGGCGTCACCGTCCACAACGATGTGGCGATCGACGGGCCCACCGGCGGGGGAGCGGCCGAGAACGCCGCGCCCGGTCCCATCCGCCTGCAGGATCACGGCGACGCGGGCGCGAACGTGCGGTACCGCAACATCCGCATCGAGCCGCTCGGCTGACATCCTCCACGCGGTGCCGGGACTCGTCCCGGCACCGCGTCACCGTCTGCACGCCTCGATCGCCCGTTACCGGCGGCAATTCCCATGAGGTCACCGCGCGCAGCTACGCCGGGCGGCGCCCACGGGACGTAGCGAGGCGGCGTGCAACACCGCGAACACCGGCTCGTCCCCATAACACGTTGGGTGTGCAACGACGGGTTGGCTGTCGGCAACACAGCGTTGCGGGTACGGTGGTCGGCGTCACCGTCCACGTGGGTTGGCAAGGCGGAGGTAAGGCGTGCCGGTCACAGGCCAACGCGTCGTGCGGCGGGCGTTGGGGCGGCGATTGACGCGGCTGCGCACGGCGTCCGGGATGAGCCGGCGGGATGTGGTGGAATCGCGGCTGGGTATCTCGGAGCCGACGCTGCACCGCATCGAGACGGGCAAGGTGCCGGTGACCGGGGCCAACGTACGCGCGCTCTGCTGGCTCTACGGTGCGGACCAGAGCATCACCGACGCGCTTGCCGACCTCGCGCTGGGCACGTCACAGCAGGAGTGGTGGGACGCCAGCCCGGTGATCCCCGAGTGGTTCAAGCTGTACGTCGGGCTGGAGGCGTCCGCATCCCGGATGTTCGGGTACGAGGGCGAGGTCGTTCCCGGCGAGTTGCAGACCCCGGAGTACGCGCGAGCTGTCTTCGGCGCCGAGCAGCCGGTCGACGAGGAGGTCGCCGAGCGCCACATCAACCTTCGCATGCAGCGGCAGAAGACGCTCTTCGCTCGCAACCCGCCGATCCGCCTCGTGACGGTGCTCGGCGAGGGAACGCTGACCCGGCCGGTCGGCGGCGAACAGGTGATGAAGGGGCAGATCGAGCATCTACGACGGCTGTCCCGAGAGGACACGGTCGACATCCGGGTCCTGCCGTTCTCGGTCGGGGCCCACGCGGCGATGGCCGGTGCGTTCCGGATCCTGGAGTTCGACGACCCGGACGATCCCGACGTGGTCTACCTCGAATCCCACGTCGGTGCCCTTTACCTGGAGGAGCAGGTCGAGGTCGACGAATACCGGCGGATCTTCGATCTCATCAGCAGAGATTCCGTGCCGGTCGAAGAGTTCCGGTGACGAACTGAGAAACGCTTGACGGAAGCCCGTCACCACCGGGGTTTCTCGCCCGCGCCGCTCGGCGTGATCAGTCGTTCAGGAGCTTGTCGAACTCGCCGCGCTTGGCGCCGAACAGGAACGAGTCCCACTCCTCGATCGTGAACACCACCGTGCCGGCCCCGCGTGCCTTGCTGTTGCGGACCTCGATGAGGCCGTCCTGGCGGCGGGCCTCGACGCAACTGCCCCCGTTGCCTGTCGACCTGCTGGAAATGATCCAGCCACCTTCACTGCTCATCAGTGCCCCTCCCCCTGGAGCTAATCACTGTGGGTAATCACCCTGCCACCGAATGGGTGGCCGGATGCGACCCTTAATGCCTGCCCGAAGTGCAAAATCAGGATTTCACGTCCACGGGTGACTCTTTCACCACGAAAGAGCACGTACCTAGAGTAGCCGAAACCTGTATCGGACGCATCATGTCAGCGTGACAGTTGTCCACGTGAAATCTTGCACGGGCCCAGGCCGGCTGCCATGATTCCACTGTGGTGCCTGGCGACCCCTCGCCATCGACTCGACAGCTCCCGCTGGTCCGCCAGAGTTTGGAGAGGACGGCCGATGCGGATCCTCGATCCTGCCGCCGCCGACACGGGCGGCGTAGCGTCAGATGACACTCAGCTGAGGACCGAGCCCGAAACCGCCCGCCTCCAGGCCCGCATCGATCAACTCGCGGCGCACGTCCAGCAGATGGAGCAGGAGCGAGCCTCACTCCAATGGATGGCAGGCCACGACGACCTCACCGGACTCGCCAACCGCCGCCTCTTTCACACCCTCGCCCCGGACCTGCTGCGCGACGACGACTACTCGTCGGCCGTCCTGATCCTCGACCTCAACGGTTTCAAGCCGATCAACGATACGTACGGGCACGATGCCGGTGATGAAGTCCTCTGCGTGGTCGCCCGGCGCATTGTCGCCTGCCTCGGCGACCCTCTGGTGGCCCGGTTCGGCGGTGACGAGTTCGCCGCGCTGCCGCGCGCCCCGCGCACCGATGTCCCGCAGACGTGGTGGCACGAGGTGGCCGGCTCGCTGAGCGCCGCGATCGCACCCCCGATGAACGTGCTGGGCCACACCCTGTCCGTCACCGCCTCGATCGGCGTCGTACCGGCTGGGCGCTCCTGCGAACTTCCCGACCTGCTGCGCCGCGCGGACCAGGCCATGTTCAGCGCCAAGCGGCACGCGAACACCACCGGCAAGGCCGGTATCACCTGGGTCGTGGCCACCGAGACCGGCGACCACACCGAGACGTACGAGCCGGCCGCCGTCCCTGTGCCCCCGCCGGGTCCGACCGCCTCCGGGCCCACGGTGGTGTACCGGCCCGGCGACCCGGTATGGGTGCACCGCAGCGGCACCCGTCGTGCGGGAGTGGTCGAGGGCGCCTGCGAATGGGCGGCCCTGGTCCGCTACCGAGCCCAGGGCGGAGCCGGCACGATGGTCGACACGATCCCCACGAACTGGCTCACGGTCCGAGCCGAAGCCGATCCGTACCTGGACCCGAAGTCCTCCGCCTCCATGTGATCGCGCGAGCTGACGGACGCGACTGCGGCCGGCTCGGTCGCCGCCGCACTCCCGGTCAATCCACCGTCAGCACGAGCTTTCCGCGCAGCCCACCGGCCAATACCCGCCGGTGTGCGTCGGCCGCTTCGGTCAACGGCATCGTCTCCGCCACCCGCGTGCGCAGCTGTCCGGCCGCCACCTGCCCCACCAGGCCGGCCAACAGCTCGCGGTCGTGCCGGATGAGTTGCAGCTCCTGGCGCACACCACGGGCCGGAACGAGGGCCGGCGTGGGCCGGGTCGCGACCACGATCCCCCTGTCCTCGACGGCGGCGGCCGCCGCCAGGCCGACGGGGACCGCGTCGAACACCGCGCCCACCGGCCCGACCGTGGCCAGATCGGCGGACCGGGAGACCACCTCGTGAGCGCCGAGACCGCGCACCCACTGCTCATCATCGTGGCTTGCCTGGGCGACGACACGGTAGCCGCCTTGAAGGGCAAGTTGGGCGGCGAAGCCGCCGACACCGCCGCTGGCGCCGGTGACCAGAATGCTGCTGCCGGCCGGCAGCATGGCCAACGAAACCAGTGACAGCCCCTGGTGTGCGGTCTGGACGTTGAGCGGCACCGTGGCCGCGGACACGAAGTCGAGCTCGTCCGGCAACCGCACCAACCAGTCCGCGTCGGCGGCCACGAACTCGGCATACCCACCGGGTGTGCCGCGCGTCAAATACCACGGAATCATCCCGACGACACGATCACCCAACCCGAAATCCGCCGTGTCGGGGCCGACCGAGGCCACCTCGCCGGCGATATCCCACCCGGGCGAGAACGGCGGCGGAACCGGCCCGCGAGGAATCTCCCCGGTCGTGGCGGCGACATCAGCCGGGTGCACACAGACCGCGCGGATCCGGACCACCACCTGCCCAGGCCCCGCCTCGGGCTCGGGCAGCTCAGTCACCTGCAACACCTCAGGACCGCCAAGCGCGGCCGCGACGACTCCCAGCACGCGTCCACTCTAGACTGTCGTCCCCCGATTCATGGCCCCGCTGACGAGGCGCACCCTGGATCCCGTAGAGGCTCAGTTGCGGACGTATGCCGGACCGCACTGTCGTGGGCATCCATACGTACCATGTAGTCGCCGGTGCGAACCGGTCCTGGTTGACAACTGCGGGTTCGTCGATCACGCGGACGATCAGCAATCCAGCTTTACGAGAGAAGGAACAATCAAGACAATGCAACGCGTCTGGAGGGAGGTGTGAAGCGCGACTTCTCGGCCGAGATCGTCGAATTGCTGACTCCCCGGCCGGTGCCTTCGGACTGGCGATGGGAAGGTGCTGAAGCCGAAATCGGTGCGCGCATCCCCAATGACTACAAGGCTTTGATCGCGGCTCTCGGCGGATATGCTGTCCTGGACGACTGCCTGGGCCTGTTCCAGCCGGAAGGTCGCATGACGCAATCGCGTATCGCCACGTTGGTCGCCGAGCGCGATTCAGTCTGGCGGTTCCTCAAGGATCGAGGGTACAGAACGCTTCCCGCGAAGTATTTCGATGAGGGAGTGCGTCTTATTCCG includes these proteins:
- a CDS encoding family 16 glycoside hydrolase, yielding MSLLTLSLAVAAGALTAPPAHAAPPPQEPGVTLRVFDVQTPLDRICTLKPAQTPNIDKLMPTIAWSGGDFGIEDNFVAQVLGNVTVPAAGAYTFRLTSDDGSRLSVADTLVINHDGLHGATAKEGAITLAAGIHPLRIDYFERGGGQTLTLEWRAPGATAFTVVPNSALSTDAGVVRVTAPGRKECESAGDSPGDGLPLTGVHPGYDLTNLRPGTFQPKVTGMDWFPDGRLAVLTWGGADDSGTSSAGEVFILGNATGATSPGNVTVKKVAGGLKEPMGLKIVDGVIYVSEKARLTRLVDTTGDEVTDQYQSVATWPYGGNFHEFAFGLLYEAPNFYLNLSVSINYGGNTTSPQPAANRGTTIKVNKDTGAVSYVAGGLRTPHGIGWGPEDGLFVTDNQGGWLPSSKLLHIKQDRFFNHYTTPPGPFDAKPVTAPVLWMPQNEIANSPSTPVLVKEGVFAGQLLIGDVTYGGIQRAYLEKVNGEYQGALFRLTQGLEAGVAELSIGPDGAIYAGGLGAGGNWGQTGKLSYGLQKLSPNGKNTFDILAMRAKNGGFELEYTKPLSTETANALAARYVVKQWRYQPTATYGGPKIDEQALNITSASVSADRKKVTLAIDGLKAGHVVYVRSPRPFSADTGESLWSTEAWYTLNSLTSGPPPIGNTYQAENAGLSGSAGVATDHTGYTGSGFVAGYGTQGATTTFTVNVAAAGTYDVALRYANGPNPFTGTKKISVYANGAKVGQTSLADTGAWANWTTKTESIPLNAGANTIAYRYDTGDDGHVNLDAITISGGTGPIIGIAGKCLDVSNSGTADGTKIQLYTCNNSNAQKWSRVGTSFRALGKCLDIDNGGTANGTKVQLWTCNNSAAQVWQPQSNGSIFNPQSGKVLDALNGSSADGTQAHIWEYVGAASQHWILGGGSGAVVLFDGDDLNSWQRSDGTAANWPLSGGSMEVLGGDIRTRQTFTDFKLHVEWWEPVLPSDVTGQQRGNSGIYLQDRYELQVLDSYGDTTLANDEAGSIYLKKAPDSNAARAPEAWQTYDITFRAARFNSSGAKTENARVTVVWNGVTVHNDVAIDGPTGGGAAENAAPGPIRLQDHGDAGANVRYRNIRIEPLG
- a CDS encoding helix-turn-helix domain-containing protein — its product is MRRALGRRLTRLRTASGMSRRDVVESRLGISEPTLHRIETGKVPVTGANVRALCWLYGADQSITDALADLALGTSQQEWWDASPVIPEWFKLYVGLEASASRMFGYEGEVVPGELQTPEYARAVFGAEQPVDEEVAERHINLRMQRQKTLFARNPPIRLVTVLGEGTLTRPVGGEQVMKGQIEHLRRLSREDTVDIRVLPFSVGAHAAMAGAFRILEFDDPDDPDVVYLESHVGALYLEEQVEVDEYRRIFDLISRDSVPVEEFR
- a CDS encoding DUF397 domain-containing protein, which produces MSSEGGWIISSRSTGNGGSCVEARRQDGLIEVRNSKARGAGTVVFTIEEWDSFLFGAKRGEFDKLLND
- a CDS encoding GGDEF domain-containing protein, with amino-acid sequence MRILDPAAADTGGVASDDTQLRTEPETARLQARIDQLAAHVQQMEQERASLQWMAGHDDLTGLANRRLFHTLAPDLLRDDDYSSAVLILDLNGFKPINDTYGHDAGDEVLCVVARRIVACLGDPLVARFGGDEFAALPRAPRTDVPQTWWHEVAGSLSAAIAPPMNVLGHTLSVTASIGVVPAGRSCELPDLLRRADQAMFSAKRHANTTGKAGITWVVATETGDHTETYEPAAVPVPPPGPTASGPTVVYRPGDPVWVHRSGTRRAGVVEGACEWAALVRYRAQGGAGTMVDTIPTNWLTVRAEADPYLDPKSSASM
- a CDS encoding NADP-dependent oxidoreductase codes for the protein MTELPEPEAGPGQVVVRIRAVCVHPADVAATTGEIPRGPVPPPFSPGWDIAGEVASVGPDTADFGLGDRVVGMIPWYLTRGTPGGYAEFVAADADWLVRLPDELDFVSAATVPLNVQTAHQGLSLVSLAMLPAGSSILVTGASGGVGGFAAQLALQGGYRVVAQASHDDEQWVRGLGAHEVVSRSADLATVGPVGAVFDAVPVGLAAAAAVEDRGIVVATRPTPALVPARGVRQELQLIRHDRELLAGLVGQVAAGQLRTRVAETMPLTEAADAHRRVLAGGLRGKLVLTVD
- a CDS encoding SMI1/KNR4 family protein, which gives rise to MKRDFSAEIVELLTPRPVPSDWRWEGAEAEIGARIPNDYKALIAALGGYAVLDDCLGLFQPEGRMTQSRIATLVAERDSVWRFLKDRGYRTLPAKYFDEGVRLIPFALFEANYFYWVAVSGRPEDEWGVLFVDADFEDWLEFDMSATEFIYNILSGRLKLWVLDEYFLDPPYTYIQ